Part of the Eubacterium sp. 1001713B170207_170306_E7 genome, GCGCATTGTCGAACCCCAGCCTCCGGCAGAAATGCTTGATTTACCTGGAATGAAGGATGAAATGCGGCGGCCCATGATGCTGCTGGTATCCGCCAAAAAGAAGTAAAATGCTGTAAGAGCACTGGAAACAAACGATTTAGAAAACGGAGGGAGCGATGGCAATGATGACGATAATGCCACTTTTAATGCTGTTCTGGTATATTTTGATTTTGGCAGCGGGATGGAAGATGTTCGAGAAGGCCGGCGAACCGGGCTGGAAGTCCTTTATTCCTTTCTATAATGAGTACACCGTGTACAAATTTTCGTGGAATACAATGCTTTTCTGGGTTAATCTTATTTGTGTGGTGCTGAGCAGATGGCTCGGCGGCAGCGATATGGGCATTCTTACCTTAATTGCCGGCGTCATGAGCCTTGTGTCAGTAGTCTTATACATTGGCATCAGCTGTAAGCTGGCGCAGTCCTTCGGGCAGGGCGTGGGCTTTACCATTGGCCTGCTGCTGCTGCGGCCGGTTTTTATTCTGATTCTTGGCTTTGGCAGTGCGGATTACATCGGCCCAGAGGGGAACCGGTATTTGCATTGATTTGGGCAAATGCCCAAAAAGTAGTTAACAAAAGCAAAAAGATATGTTATAATAAGGCTCAAATGAGTTTAACCATTGCCGTCAGGAAGCTCTTTCTGGCGGCGATGTCATTTTATAAGATTTTGTTTGAAGGAGTGAATGAAATGGTTGATGAAGAAAACTGCACCCATGACTGCAGCACCTGCGGCTCAGACTGTGACGAGCGTGAGGGCGGCGCACCGGACTTTTCAGTCAAGGCGCACCCCTGGAGTCAGGTTAAAAAAGTAATTGGCGTGGTCAGTGGCAAGGGCGGCGTTGGTAAATCCCTCGTAACCTCCACACTGGCGGTACTGCTCAGACGCAAGGGCTTATCCACCGGCATTCTGGATGCCGATATCACAGGCCCGTCCATCCCAAAGGCGTTTGGGATTACCCAGAAGGCCCAGGGAAGCGATAAAGGCATTTATCCGGTTAAGACAAAGACCGGCATTGATTTAATGTCCATGAACCTGCTTTTGGAAAACGACACCGATCCGGTTGTCTGGAGAGGCCCGGTCATCGCCGGCGCGGTAAAGCAGTTCTGGAGCGATGTTATCTGGGAATATGAGGACTATCTGTTTGTGGATATGCCGCCGGGAACCGGTGACGTGCCGCTGACAGTGTTCCAGTCACTGCCCATCAACGGGATTATCATTGTGACCTCTCCCCAGGAGCTGGTATCCATGATTGTTGAAAAGGCTGTAAACATGGCAAACATGATGAACATCCCGATTCTAGGCGTTGTCGAAAACATGAGCTATGTGGAATGCCCGGACTGTGGTAAAAAGATTGCTGTTTTTGGCGAAAGCCATATTGACGAAGTCGCAGCGGAAAAGGGCCTGAAGGTTCTGGCCAAGCTGCCGATCGACCCGGAAACCGCCGCACTGGTGGACGCCGGTAAGATCG contains:
- a CDS encoding DUF5684 domain-containing protein; this translates as MMTIMPLLMLFWYILILAAGWKMFEKAGEPGWKSFIPFYNEYTVYKFSWNTMLFWVNLICVVLSRWLGGSDMGILTLIAGVMSLVSVVLYIGISCKLAQSFGQGVGFTIGLLLLRPVFILILGFGSADYIGPEGNRYLH
- a CDS encoding Mrp/NBP35 family ATP-binding protein, which gives rise to MVDEENCTHDCSTCGSDCDEREGGAPDFSVKAHPWSQVKKVIGVVSGKGGVGKSLVTSTLAVLLRRKGLSTGILDADITGPSIPKAFGITQKAQGSDKGIYPVKTKTGIDLMSMNLLLENDTDPVVWRGPVIAGAVKQFWSDVIWEYEDYLFVDMPPGTGDVPLTVFQSLPINGIIIVTSPQELVSMIVEKAVNMANMMNIPILGVVENMSYVECPDCGKKIAVFGESHIDEVAAEKGLKVLAKLPIDPETAALVDAGKIEDFKGDWLDGAADAVAAL